Proteins from one Triticum aestivum cultivar Chinese Spring chromosome 7A, IWGSC CS RefSeq v2.1, whole genome shotgun sequence genomic window:
- the LOC123150677 gene encoding protein ecdysoneless homolog — protein sequence MAAAAAAASNPFPFPRRRPPDDTLFYAVYPLPLPTGLPAPALLASLQSLHLSLLSHLAPFLATHLFHRDPFALSLPADPAGPCAACASPPAAPHLHGALRFGDSLPDEWLAVALLFALTRAFPGLAARAWDSDGDFLLIEAAFALPRWLDPDSAPNRVFIFRGELHILPPSLFPDTPSLQAALAAVHDDSVDTRASDAVQAAIQRRIAGMPERAAENLHTARVTVPAPVAKVLREEPCLIARAVEGFYDRDIDTMKHAARMDKFLKGPGGEGVDMVRTSVRMTKAMYGQLMQQSFQAPRGYPMPRSEEGPEKWVEAELGMKIACGFEMMYQERRHEAEEGMGSTWEVYKKSLEAAGCFEGLLPGSKEYKRVMENAMQYYKSSSSFSRTREMLSAPVRRIDEILAMPYSAEDLQGINLPPSDDDSWLRNGEDELNAELQERQKEMEEYAAVKKNRRSQKQNVSSSSSSQPSEFNLGEITESMQDFVRKMSSFEGAEVPTNREDTETVDLDVNLFFKAMESVLGRASQEEAGDGTEAGRKSSSSEMDFDDSDFENDSAEEAGEKDMDDSFMESYSDALNDELSKTTIEETFSRAQRPSTNSEGPSNAADSDDGEMAPVDVNLNLVESFLNSYSSQQGLPGPASNLLGLMGVKVPPPDGKKP from the exons atggccgccgccgccgccgccgcctccaaccCTTTCCCGttccctcgccgccggccgccggacgACACGCTCTTCTACGCCGtctaccccctccccctccccaccgGCCTCCCCGCCCCGGCCCTCCTCGCCTCGCTCCAGTCGCTCCACCTCTCCCTCCTCTCCCACCTGGCCCCCTTCCTCGCCACCCACCTCTTCCACCGCGACCCCTTCGCCCTCTCCCTCCCCGCCGACCCGGCCGGCCCCTGCGCGGCctgcgcctcgccgcccgccgccccccaCCTCCACGGCGCGCTCCGCTTCGGGGACTCCCTCCCCGACGAGTGGCTCGCCGTCGCCCTCCTCTTCGCCCTCACCCGCGCCTTCCCGGGCCTCGCCGCGCGCGCCTGGGACTCGGACGGCGACTTCCTCCTCATCGAGGCCGCCTTCGCGCTCCCGCGCTGGCTCGACCCCGACTCCGCCCCCAACCGCGTCTTCATCTTCCGCGGCGAGCTCCACATCCTGCCGCCCTCCCTCTTCCCGGACACGCCGTCCCTccaggccgccctcgccgccgtccacgaTGACTCCGTCGACACCCGGGCCTCCGACGCCGTCCAGGCCGCCATCCAGCGCCGCATCGCCGGGATGCCCGAGCGGGCCGCCGAGAACCTCCACACGGCGCGCGTCACCGTGCCGGCGCCCGTCGCCAAGGTGCTCAGGGAGGAGCCCTGCTTGATCGCGCGCGCGGTCGAGGGGTTCTACGACCGGGACATCGACACCATGAAGCACGCCGCGAGGATGGACAAGTTCCTCAAGGGCCCCGGCGGAGAAGGGGTTGACATGGTGAGGACCTCCGTGCGGATGACGAAGGCCATGTATGGCCAGCTCatgcagcagagcttccaggcgcCCAGGGGTTACCCCATGCCGAGGAGCGAGGAGGGTCCGgagaagtgggtggaggcagagctggGGATGAAGATTGCGTGTGGGTTCGAGATGATGTACCAGGAGAGGCGGCACGAGGCGGAGGAAGGAATGGGGAGCACATGGGAGGTTTACAAGAAGAGCTTGGAGGCGGCTGGGTGTTTTGAGGGGTTGCTTCCTGGTTCCAAGGAGTATAAGAGGGTCATGGAGAATGCAATGCAGTATTACAAGAGCTCGAGTTCGTTCTCGCGAACAAG GGAGATGCTAAGTGCACCGGTGCGTCGAATTGATGAAATCCTTGCGATGCCGTACTCGGCAGAAGATCTTCAAGGCATTAATCTTCCCCCGAGTGATGATGATTCTTGGCTGCGTAATGGGGAGGATGAATTGAATGCAGAACTTCAGGAAAGGCAGAAGGAAATGGAAGAGTATGCGGCTGTAAAGAAGAATAGAAGAAGTCAAAAGCAAAATGTCTCCAGCAGTTCAAGCTCCCAGCCAAGCGAGTTTAATCTTGGAGAAATCACAGAGTCCATGCAAGATTTTGTTCGCAAAATGTCGAGTTTCGAGGGAGCTGAAGTTCCCACAAACAG GGAAGACACGGAGACAGTAGACCTTGATGTCAACCTGTTCTTTAAGGCCATGGAGTCGGTGTTAGGAAGAGCTTCACAAGAGGAAGCTGGCGATGGTACTGAAGCTGGTAGAAAATCCTCCTCGTCTGAAATGGACTTTG ATGATTCTGATTTCGAGAACGATTCTGCTGAAGAAGCTGGTGAAAAGGATATGGATGATTCTTTCATGGAATCATATTCAGATGCTTTGAATGACGAGCTAAGTAAGACTACCATTGAGGAAACCTTTTCTCGAGCACAACGCCCTAGCACCAACAGTGAG GGTCCCTCAAATGCTGCTGATAGTGATGATGGGGAGATGGCCCCAGTTGATGTGAACTTGAACCTTGTGGAGAGCTTCCTCAACTCGTACTCGTCTCAGCAGGGCCTTCCTGGCCCAGCCTCGAACCTGCTTGGACTTATGGGTGTAAAGGTACCACCTCCGGATGGTAAAAAGCCGTGA
- the LOC123151946 gene encoding pentatricopeptide repeat-containing protein At5g48730, chloroplastic isoform X2: MAAAPVASPFPALPSPSSPLSTSTRRPHGRAFPLAAAAASPREQQQQQRSARAAAGAGESRRRREEEQAEAEAEEFERQRKEEVNRKIASRKALSIILRREATKAVLDKREPGKGTRRLLPRTVLEALHDRVAALRWESALKVWYRPYVGIYIKLITMLGKCKQPGKAHELFQAMVDEGCAPNLESYTALVSAYSRSGSFGRAFALLDQMKATPGCRPDVQTYSILIKSCLHAYDFDKVKDLLEDMARAGIRPNTVTYNTLIDAHGKAGRFAEMESTLLEMLSEDCKPDVWTMNSTLRAFGSSGQIETMESCYEKFQASGISPNIKTYNILLDSYGKAKMYEKMGAVMEYMQKYYYSWTIVTYNVVIDAFGRAGDLEQMEYIFRLMKSDRIKPNCVTLCSLIRAYGRADQVKKIDTVLRVVENSDITLDIVFFNCLVDAYGRVGRLAEMWDVLNMMKEEQIRPDKVTCTTMIKWFLIKGIDDHRVQYLRDLKDGRSTDNK, encoded by the exons ATGGCCGCCGCGCCGGTGGCGTCCCCCTTCCCCGCGCTCCCCTCGCCCTCCTCCCCCCTCAGCACGTCAACGCGCCGTCCTCACGGCCGCGCGTTCCCGCTGGCagcagccgccgcctcgccgcgcgagcagcagcagcagcagcgaagcgccagggccgcggcgggcgcgggggagagcaggcggcggcgggaggaggagcaggccgaggccgaggcggaggAGTTCGAGCGGCAGCGGAAGGAGGAGGTGAACCGCAAGATCGCCTCCCGGAAGGCGCTCTCCATCATCCTCCGGCGCGAGGCCACCAAGGCCGTCCTCGACAAGCGCGAGCCCGGCAAGGGcacccgccgcctcctcccccgcaCCGTCCTCGAGGCCCTCCACGACCGTGTCGCCGCCCTCCGCTGGGAGTCCGCCCTCAAG GTGTGGTACAGGCCGTACGTCGGGATATACATCAAGCTCATCACCATGCTCGGCAAGTGCAAGCAGCCGGGGAAGGCGCACGAGCTGTTCCAGGCCATGGTCGACGAGGGCTGCGCCCCCAACCTCGAGTCCTACACGGCCCTTGTCTCCGCGTACAGCAGGAGCGGCAGCTTCGGCAGGGCTTTCGCCTTGCTTGATCAGATGAAGGCCACCCCTGGTTGCCGGCCCGATGTCCAGACATACTCGATCCTCATCAAGTCCTGCTTGCACGCCTATGACTTCGACAAGGTGAAGGACTTGCTGGAGGATATGGCGCGTGCGGGTATCCGCCCCAACACCGTGACTTATAACACTCTCATTGATGCTCATGGGAAAGCAGGAAG GTTTGCTGAGATGGAGTCAACTCTTCTTGAGATGTTGTCTGAAGACTGCAAGCCTGATGTGTGGACAATGAATTCTACTCTCAGAGCTTTTGGTAGCAGTGGTCAGATTGAGACAATGGAAAGCTGCTATGAGAAGTTTCAGGCATCTGGTATCTCCCCAAACATCAAGACCTACAACATTTTACTTGATTCATATGGTAAAGCCAAAATGTATGAGAAGATGGGAGCAGTGAtggagtacatgcagaagtattACTATTCTTGGACAATAGTCACATACAACGTAGTTATTGATGCATTCGGAAGGGCCGGCGATCTTGAACAGATGGAATACATCTTTAGACTGATGAAATCAGACCGTATAAAGCCTAACTGTGTTACCCTCTGTTCATTGATTAGAGCATATGGAAGGGCTGATCAAGTAAAGAAAATAGACACAGTGTTAAGAGTTGTTGAGAATTCAGACATCACGTTGGATATTGTGTTTTTCAACTGTTTGGTGGACGCGTATGGGAGGGTCGGGCGCTTAGCAGAGATGTGGGATGTTCTCAATATGATGAAGGAAGAGCAAATAAGACCAGACAAGGTAACCTGCACTACCATGATCAAATGGTTTCTCATCAAAGGGATTGATGATCATCGTGTTCagtacctacgtgacctaaaagaTGGGCGATCTACAGACAATAAGTAG
- the LOC123151946 gene encoding pentatricopeptide repeat-containing protein At5g48730, chloroplastic isoform X1 — MAAAPVASPFPALPSPSSPLSTSTRRPHGRAFPLAAAAASPREQQQQQRSARAAAGAGESRRRREEEQAEAEAEEFERQRKEEVNRKIASRKALSIILRREATKAVLDKREPGKGTRRLLPRTVLEALHDRVAALRWESALKVFELMRDQVWYRPYVGIYIKLITMLGKCKQPGKAHELFQAMVDEGCAPNLESYTALVSAYSRSGSFGRAFALLDQMKATPGCRPDVQTYSILIKSCLHAYDFDKVKDLLEDMARAGIRPNTVTYNTLIDAHGKAGRFAEMESTLLEMLSEDCKPDVWTMNSTLRAFGSSGQIETMESCYEKFQASGISPNIKTYNILLDSYGKAKMYEKMGAVMEYMQKYYYSWTIVTYNVVIDAFGRAGDLEQMEYIFRLMKSDRIKPNCVTLCSLIRAYGRADQVKKIDTVLRVVENSDITLDIVFFNCLVDAYGRVGRLAEMWDVLNMMKEEQIRPDKVTCTTMIKWFLIKGIDDHRVQYLRDLKDGRSTDNK, encoded by the exons ATGGCCGCCGCGCCGGTGGCGTCCCCCTTCCCCGCGCTCCCCTCGCCCTCCTCCCCCCTCAGCACGTCAACGCGCCGTCCTCACGGCCGCGCGTTCCCGCTGGCagcagccgccgcctcgccgcgcgagcagcagcagcagcagcgaagcgccagggccgcggcgggcgcgggggagagcaggcggcggcgggaggaggagcaggccgaggccgaggcggaggAGTTCGAGCGGCAGCGGAAGGAGGAGGTGAACCGCAAGATCGCCTCCCGGAAGGCGCTCTCCATCATCCTCCGGCGCGAGGCCACCAAGGCCGTCCTCGACAAGCGCGAGCCCGGCAAGGGcacccgccgcctcctcccccgcaCCGTCCTCGAGGCCCTCCACGACCGTGTCGCCGCCCTCCGCTGGGAGTCCGCCCTCAAG GTGTTCGAGCTAATGCGGGACCAGGTGTGGTACAGGCCGTACGTCGGGATATACATCAAGCTCATCACCATGCTCGGCAAGTGCAAGCAGCCGGGGAAGGCGCACGAGCTGTTCCAGGCCATGGTCGACGAGGGCTGCGCCCCCAACCTCGAGTCCTACACGGCCCTTGTCTCCGCGTACAGCAGGAGCGGCAGCTTCGGCAGGGCTTTCGCCTTGCTTGATCAGATGAAGGCCACCCCTGGTTGCCGGCCCGATGTCCAGACATACTCGATCCTCATCAAGTCCTGCTTGCACGCCTATGACTTCGACAAGGTGAAGGACTTGCTGGAGGATATGGCGCGTGCGGGTATCCGCCCCAACACCGTGACTTATAACACTCTCATTGATGCTCATGGGAAAGCAGGAAG GTTTGCTGAGATGGAGTCAACTCTTCTTGAGATGTTGTCTGAAGACTGCAAGCCTGATGTGTGGACAATGAATTCTACTCTCAGAGCTTTTGGTAGCAGTGGTCAGATTGAGACAATGGAAAGCTGCTATGAGAAGTTTCAGGCATCTGGTATCTCCCCAAACATCAAGACCTACAACATTTTACTTGATTCATATGGTAAAGCCAAAATGTATGAGAAGATGGGAGCAGTGAtggagtacatgcagaagtattACTATTCTTGGACAATAGTCACATACAACGTAGTTATTGATGCATTCGGAAGGGCCGGCGATCTTGAACAGATGGAATACATCTTTAGACTGATGAAATCAGACCGTATAAAGCCTAACTGTGTTACCCTCTGTTCATTGATTAGAGCATATGGAAGGGCTGATCAAGTAAAGAAAATAGACACAGTGTTAAGAGTTGTTGAGAATTCAGACATCACGTTGGATATTGTGTTTTTCAACTGTTTGGTGGACGCGTATGGGAGGGTCGGGCGCTTAGCAGAGATGTGGGATGTTCTCAATATGATGAAGGAAGAGCAAATAAGACCAGACAAGGTAACCTGCACTACCATGATCAAATGGTTTCTCATCAAAGGGATTGATGATCATCGTGTTCagtacctacgtgacctaaaagaTGGGCGATCTACAGACAATAAGTAG